The Bacillus vallismortis genome window below encodes:
- a CDS encoding YugN-like family protein, translated as MITIPSAIDGQSFLLQELEQVMKPLGYGINGGWEYDHGYFDYKIDDQDGYLFLRIPVNAVQGSLDERGAAVRIGTPFLLRQVFHSGLDDNAEGGPFQSLFNQFSEPERRDAEIDPAYLDIGASLVKELEDVLLH; from the coding sequence ATGATTACAATACCTTCCGCGATAGATGGGCAGTCTTTTCTGCTTCAAGAACTGGAACAAGTCATGAAGCCGCTCGGTTATGGAATAAACGGCGGCTGGGAATACGATCACGGCTACTTTGATTATAAAATTGATGATCAAGACGGCTATTTGTTTTTAAGGATACCCGTCAATGCGGTACAGGGCAGTCTCGATGAACGAGGGGCGGCCGTTCGGATCGGCACGCCATTTTTGCTGAGGCAGGTGTTTCATTCGGGGCTTGACGACAATGCCGAGGGAGGTCCGTTTCAATCACTGTTTAATCAATTTTCCGAGCCGGAAAGGCGCGACGCGGAAATTGACCCTGCGTATTTAGATATCGGCGCCTCTCTTGTAAAAGAATTGGAGGATGTTCTGCTGCATTAG
- a CDS encoding glucose-6-phosphate isomerase yields MTHVRFDYSKALTFFNEHELTYLRDFVKTAHHNIHEKTGAGSDFLGWVDLPEHYDKEEFARIKKSAEKIKSDSDVLLVVGIGGSYLGARAAIEALNHAFYNTLPKAKRGNPQVIFIGNNISSSYMRDVMDLLKDVDFSINVISKSGTTTEPAIAFRIFRKLLEEKYGKEEAKARIYATTDKERGALKTLSDEEGFETFVIPDDVGGRYSVLTAVGLLPIAVSGVNIDDMMKGALDASKDFAASELEENPAYQYAVVRNVLYNKGKTIEMLINYEPALQYFAEWWKQLFGESEGKDEKGIYPSSANYSTDLHSLGQYVQEGRRDLFETVLNVEKPKHELTIEEADNDLDGLNYLAGKTVDFVNKKAFQGTMLAHTDGNVPNLIVNIPELNAYTFGYLVYFFEKACAMSGYLLGVNPFDQPGVEAYKVNMFALLGKPGFEEKKAELEKRLEE; encoded by the coding sequence ATGACGCATGTACGCTTTGACTACTCAAAAGCGTTGACTTTCTTCAACGAACATGAACTTACATACCTGCGGGACTTTGTAAAAACAGCACACCATAATATTCATGAAAAAACAGGCGCTGGCAGTGATTTTCTAGGCTGGGTGGACCTCCCTGAACATTATGATAAAGAAGAATTCGCGCGCATCAAAAAAAGCGCGGAAAAAATCAAATCTGACTCTGATGTATTGCTTGTTGTCGGAATCGGCGGTTCTTACCTTGGGGCGCGGGCTGCGATTGAAGCGCTTAATCACGCGTTTTATAACACTTTGCCAAAAGCAAAACGCGGCAATCCGCAAGTTATTTTCATCGGAAACAACATCAGTTCATCTTATATGAGAGATGTCATGGATCTTCTTAAAGATGTGGACTTCTCTATAAATGTGATTTCTAAATCAGGTACGACAACTGAACCTGCAATCGCTTTCCGTATTTTCCGCAAGCTTCTTGAAGAGAAATACGGCAAAGAAGAAGCGAAAGCGCGGATTTACGCGACAACTGATAAAGAGCGCGGCGCATTAAAAACGCTTTCTGATGAAGAAGGCTTTGAAACATTTGTCATTCCTGATGATGTCGGCGGCCGTTATTCTGTATTAACAGCTGTTGGCCTCTTGCCGATTGCTGTCAGCGGCGTCAACATTGACGACATGATGAAAGGCGCACTGGATGCGAGCAAAGATTTTGCAGCATCTGAATTGGAAGAAAACCCTGCGTACCAATATGCGGTTGTTCGCAATGTACTTTATAATAAGGGCAAAACAATCGAAATGCTCATCAACTACGAGCCGGCGCTTCAATACTTTGCGGAATGGTGGAAGCAGCTGTTCGGAGAAAGTGAAGGGAAAGATGAGAAGGGCATTTATCCTTCTTCAGCTAACTATTCAACAGACCTTCATTCATTAGGCCAGTATGTACAAGAAGGCCGCAGAGATTTATTTGAAACGGTGCTGAATGTAGAGAAACCTAAACATGAGCTGACAATTGAAGAAGCCGATAACGATCTTGACGGCTTAAACTATTTAGCCGGAAAAACGGTCGATTTCGTTAACAAGAAAGCGTTCCAGGGCACAATGCTTGCCCATACAGACGGAAATGTTCCGAACTTAATCGTTAACATTCCTGAGCTGAACGCATATACTTTTGGATACCTTGTATATTTCTTCGAAAAAGCCTGCGCGATGAGCGGTTATCTCCTTGGCGTCAATCCATTTGACCAGCCTGGAGTAGAAGCGTATAAAGTCAATATGTTTGCGTTGCTTGGCAAACCTGGCTTTGAAGAGAAAAAAGCAGAGCTTGAAAAACGTCTGGAAGAGTAA
- a CDS encoding iron-containing alcohol dehydrogenase, with the protein MENFTYYNPTKLIFGKGQIEQLRKELKQYGKNVLLVYGGGSIKRNGLYDQVTGILTEEGAVFHELSGVEPNPRLATVEKGIDLCREHDIDFLLAVGGGSVIDCTKAIAAGVKYDGDAWDIFSKKATAEDALPFGTVLTLAATGSEMNPDSVITNWETNEKYVWGSNVTHPRFSILDPKNTFTVPENQTVYGMVDMMSHVFEQYFHNVENTPLQDRMCFAVLQTVIETAPKLLEDLENYEHRETILYAGTIALNGTLQMGYFGDWASHTMEHAVSAVYDIPHAGGLAILFPNWMRYTLDTNVGRFKNLMLNMFAIDTEGKTDKEIALEGIDKLSAFWTSLGAPSRLADYDIGEDKLELIADIAAKEMEHGGFGNFQKLNKDDVLAILRASL; encoded by the coding sequence ATGGAAAATTTCACTTATTATAATCCGACGAAGCTGATCTTCGGAAAAGGTCAGATTGAACAATTAAGAAAAGAATTAAAACAATATGGAAAGAATGTACTGCTTGTCTACGGCGGGGGCAGCATTAAACGCAACGGCCTGTATGATCAAGTCACAGGCATTTTAACAGAAGAAGGCGCAGTTTTTCATGAGCTGTCAGGTGTAGAGCCGAATCCGCGTCTTGCGACAGTGGAAAAAGGCATAGACCTATGCAGAGAGCATGACATTGATTTTCTGCTCGCTGTCGGCGGTGGAAGCGTTATTGACTGCACAAAAGCAATTGCTGCCGGTGTCAAATATGACGGTGACGCTTGGGATATTTTCAGCAAAAAAGCAACAGCAGAGGATGCGCTGCCATTCGGCACTGTTTTAACTCTTGCTGCGACAGGCTCTGAAATGAACCCTGATTCCGTCATTACAAACTGGGAAACAAACGAGAAATATGTATGGGGCAGCAATGTGACTCATCCGCGTTTCTCTATATTAGATCCTAAAAATACGTTCACTGTCCCAGAAAATCAAACCGTATACGGCATGGTTGACATGATGAGCCACGTATTTGAACAATACTTCCATAATGTTGAAAATACACCACTTCAAGACAGAATGTGCTTTGCGGTTCTGCAGACGGTTATCGAAACAGCGCCTAAGCTTCTTGAAGATCTGGAGAACTACGAACATCGTGAAACGATTTTGTATGCAGGGACAATCGCTTTAAACGGCACGCTCCAGATGGGCTACTTCGGCGACTGGGCTTCTCATACAATGGAGCACGCCGTTTCAGCTGTGTATGATATTCCGCATGCGGGCGGACTGGCGATTCTGTTCCCGAACTGGATGAGATACACGCTTGATACAAATGTCGGCCGCTTTAAAAACCTCATGCTCAACATGTTTGCCATTGATACTGAAGGCAAAACAGATAAAGAAATCGCGCTTGAAGGCATCGACAAGCTGTCTGCATTCTGGACAAGCCTCGGCGCGCCTTCCCGCCTTGCCGATTACGATATCGGAGAAGATAAGCTTGAGCTGATTGCTGATATCGCAGCCAAAGAAATGGAACACGGCGGCTTCGGCAACTTCCAAAAGCTGAACAAAGATGACGTGCTCGCCATCCTGCGCGCGTCACTATAA
- a CDS encoding iron-containing alcohol dehydrogenase, whose translation MQNFTYWNPTKLIFGRGEVERLPEELKPYGKNVLLVYGGGSIKRSGLYDQVIEQLKKAGVTVHELAGVEPNPRVSTVNKGVALCKQHNIDFLLAVGGGSVIDCTKAIAAGAKYDGDAWDIVTKKYQPKDALPFGTVLTLAATGSEMNSGSVITNWETKEKYGWGSPLVFPKFSILDPVNTFTVPKNHTIYGMVDMMSHVFEQYFHHASNTPYQDRMCESLLRTVIETAPKLINDLENYELRETILYTGTIALNGMLSMGARGDWATHNIEHAVSAVYDIPHAGGLAILFPNWMRHTLSENPARMKQLAVRVFDVEEAGKTDEEIAREGIDKLSAFWTSLGAPNRLADYDINDEQLETIADKAMANGTFGQFKSLNKEDVLEILKASL comes from the coding sequence ATGCAAAACTTTACATACTGGAATCCGACCAAATTAATTTTCGGGCGCGGGGAAGTGGAAAGACTGCCGGAGGAACTCAAACCTTACGGGAAAAACGTATTGCTTGTCTATGGAGGCGGAAGCATTAAACGCAGCGGCCTGTATGATCAAGTGATTGAACAGCTGAAAAAAGCCGGAGTGACCGTGCATGAATTAGCGGGCGTAGAACCGAATCCGCGTGTGTCGACTGTTAATAAGGGTGTCGCCCTTTGTAAACAACACAACATAGATTTCTTGCTGGCTGTCGGCGGCGGAAGTGTCATCGACTGTACAAAGGCGATTGCTGCAGGAGCGAAGTATGATGGTGATGCGTGGGATATCGTCACGAAAAAATACCAGCCGAAGGACGCTTTGCCATTCGGAACCGTATTGACTCTCGCTGCGACTGGTTCTGAAATGAACTCAGGCTCGGTTATTACAAACTGGGAAACAAAAGAAAAATACGGCTGGGGCAGCCCGCTTGTATTCCCTAAATTCTCGATTCTCGATCCGGTGAATACATTTACAGTCCCTAAAAATCACACGATCTACGGTATGGTTGACATGATGAGCCACGTTTTCGAACAATACTTCCATCATGCATCAAACACGCCATATCAGGACCGTATGTGTGAATCACTTCTGCGCACAGTCATTGAAACTGCGCCTAAACTGATCAATGATCTGGAAAATTACGAATTGCGTGAGACAATCCTGTACACAGGAACAATTGCGTTAAACGGCATGCTTTCTATGGGTGCAAGAGGGGATTGGGCAACTCATAATATTGAACATGCGGTATCAGCCGTTTATGATATTCCGCATGCCGGCGGACTGGCGATTCTGTTCCCGAACTGGATGAGACACACATTGTCTGAGAACCCTGCCCGCATGAAACAGCTTGCAGTTCGTGTGTTTGATGTTGAAGAAGCTGGTAAAACAGATGAAGAAATCGCACGTGAAGGTATCGATAAGCTGTCTGCGTTCTGGACAAGCCTTGGCGCTCCGAACCGTCTTGCTGATTACGATATTAATGATGAGCAGCTTGAGACAATTGCTGACAAGGCTATGGCTAATGGGACATTCGGCCAGTTTAAATCACTCAACAAAGAAGATGTGCTGGAAATTTTAAAAGCATCTCTATAA
- a CDS encoding DUF378 domain-containing protein, with translation MSTIQRICLVLTIIGAINWGLIGFFQFDLVAAIFGGQGSALSRIIYGLVGIAGLINLGLLFKPNEQTSREEAANPEMR, from the coding sequence ATGAGTACGATCCAGAGAATTTGTCTTGTTTTAACCATCATTGGCGCCATTAACTGGGGACTGATCGGATTTTTCCAATTTGACTTAGTAGCGGCCATCTTCGGCGGCCAAGGGTCAGCCCTTTCCCGTATCATTTACGGACTTGTCGGAATCGCCGGATTAATCAACCTCGGCCTGCTGTTTAAGCCAAACGAGCAAACATCTCGTGAAGAGGCAGCAAATCCTGAGATGCGATAG
- the yugI gene encoding S1 domain-containing post-transcriptional regulator GSP13: MAAKFEVGSVYTGKVTGLQAYGAFVALDEETQGLVHISEVTHGFVKDINEHLSIGDEVQVKVLAVDEEKGKISLSIRATQSAPEKKESKPRKPKAAHVSEEASAPQGFNTLKDKLEEWIEMSNRKDLIKK, from the coding sequence ATGGCAGCAAAATTTGAAGTGGGCAGTGTTTACACTGGTAAAGTTACAGGATTACAAGCGTATGGTGCGTTTGTTGCATTAGATGAAGAAACTCAAGGTTTAGTACACATTTCTGAAGTCACTCATGGTTTCGTAAAAGATATCAATGAGCACCTTTCAATTGGCGACGAAGTACAAGTAAAAGTACTTGCTGTTGACGAAGAAAAAGGAAAAATCAGCCTTTCAATTCGTGCGACACAATCTGCGCCTGAGAAAAAAGAAAGCAAACCAAGAAAACCTAAAGCTGCGCACGTAAGCGAAGAAGCTTCTGCACCACAAGGTTTCAACACATTAAAAGATAAGCTTGAAGAGTGGATCGAAATGTCCAACCGCAAAGACCTTATCAAAAAATAA